A section of the Styela clava chromosome 9, kaStyClav1.hap1.2, whole genome shotgun sequence genome encodes:
- the LOC120338907 gene encoding ADP-ribosylation factor-like protein 1, protein MGNLFASLFSSLFGQKERRILILGLDGAGKTTILYRLQVGEVVTTIPTIGFNVETVVYKNLKFQVWDLGGQTSIRPYWRCYYSNTDAIIYVVDSVDRERIGISKQELISMLEEEELKKSLLLVFANKQDCEQAMSPAEIAQELGLSKLRDRKWQIFKTSALKNIGLDTAMEWLVSTLQSN, encoded by the coding sequence ATGGGGAATCTGTTTGCTTCATTATTTTCATCACTGTTTGGACAAAAGGAGCGTCGAATTCTTATCCTGGGTTTGGATGGTGCTGGGAAAACTACAATTCTATATAGGTTACAAGTTGGAGAAGTAGTCACAACAATTCCTACAATAGGTTTCAATGTAGAAACAGTTGTTTACAAGAATCTCAAATTTCAAGTCTGGGATTTGGGCGGTCAGACCAGCATTCGTCCCTATTGGAGATGTTATTACAGCAACACAGATGCTATAATATATGTTGTGGATAGCGTTGATCGAGAACGAATCGGcatatcaaaacaagaattaaTAAGTATGCTGGAAGaagaagaattgaaaaaatcaCTGCTGTTAGTATTTGCCAATAAACAAGACTGTGAACAAGCTATGTCACCAGCAGAGATTGCACAAGAGCTCGGACTTTCTAAACTGAGAGATAGGAAATggcaaattttcaaaacatcCGCATTGAAAAATATTGGACTAGACACAGCAATGGAATGGCTTGTGTCTACACTTCAATCAAATTAG
- the LOC120339292 gene encoding retinol dehydrogenase 12-like — translation MAQTKIVRKGWVTKELEIEGKTVLITGANTGIGFSTALNLAKRKAKVIIACRNLEKAESARQKIIEETGSHNVFIKHLNLASFDSIRKFSADINATEERLDILINNAGLLLSTYEETEDGFEMHFGVNHLGSFLLTNLLLELLKKSSPSRIVNVSSVGHKYATIDWEDPNGKNNFSPEAYGRSKLMNILFSRELSKRLDGTGVTSNSLHPGAVKTEIARDLSWSKVSGCLGCLTVCAFKTFSGLMISPDKGAQTSIYCAIAPELEGVTGKYFSGCKVVRESSDARDDESASKLWKISEELTGLHETENSGKTEREDTK, via the exons ATGGCACAAACTAAAATTGTAAGAAAAGGATGGGTGACAAAAGAATTGGAAATCGAAGGAAAAACGGTTTTAATCACCGGTGCTAACACGGGCATCGGGTTCAGTACAGCACTTAATCTTGCAAAACGTAAAGCAAAAGTTATAATTGCTTGCAGAAATTTAGAAAAAGCAGAATCAGCCAGGCAAAAA ATTATAGAAGAAACGGGGTCGCACAATGTATTCATAAAACATCTGAATCTGGCATCGTTCGATTCCATTAGGAAATTCTCTGCGGATATAAATGCAACCGAAGAACGACTtgacatattaataaataacgCAG GTCTTCTATTGTCGACATATGAAGAAACTGAAGACGGATTTGAAATGCATTTTGGAGTCAACCATCTGGGATCTTTTCTGCTCACAAATTTACTTTTGGAATTATTGAAA aaaAGTTCTCCAAGTCGAATCGTCAACGTTTCCTCCGTCGGTCACAAATACGCAACAATTGACTGGGAAGATCCAAacggaaaaaataattttagccCGGAAGCATATGGTCGAAGCAAACTAATGAATATCTTGTTTTCAAGAGAACTCAGCAAACGACTTGATG GTACTGGCGTAACTTCGAATAGTTTACATCCTGGTGCTGTGAAAACTGAAATTGCACGTGATCTCAGTTGGAGCAAAGTGTCAGGATGTCTGGGATGCCTTACTGTATGtgcatttaaaacattttctgGGCTTATGATTAGCCCAGATAAAGGAGCACAGACTTCTATTTACTGCGCGATTGCTCCAGAACTAGAGGGGGTTACAGGAAAATATTTCAG TGGTTGTAAAGTTGTGAGAGAATCAAGCGACGCTAGAGATGATGAAAGTGCAAGTAAATTATGGAAAATTAGTGAAGAACTCACTGGATTGCACGAGACAGAGAATTCAGGAAAAACAGAACGGGaagatacaaaataa
- the LOC120338906 gene encoding RWD domain-containing protein 3-like, whose protein sequence is MSILDEIEAVKSIYCQQGEFEANDLESSLSKSFKLNLTHAEENCQQLRITFYISHKYPEVVPHVTIDSPMLTRESSSGLNSEMSKFATENNLLNSQMLLDLILWIKDNVAKFASGVNSNRLQGCGDEGSLAKNKTKEICVIQLDHMRSKNNYLKTLQKWATRLQVQGVVLFYKHLIFIILYGNKNDIKEYLKKMRTQKVDIDSAGHACKERLMTILLRDSYEDDLVPFEGFHVHELSEINEVESLFSEGFTSMLYDILRPLLTRA, encoded by the coding sequence ATGTCCATTCTGGATGAAATTGAAGCCGTGAAGTCTATTTATTGTCAGCAAGGAGAGTTTGAAGCTAATGATCTGGAAAGCTCTTTATCTAAATCGTTTAAACTCAATTTGACACACGCGGAGGAGAATTGTCAACAACTCAGAATTACTTTTTATATATCTCACAAATATCCAGAAGTTGTGCCACATGTGACAATTGATTCACCAATGCTGACAAGAGAATCTTCCTCTGGACTGAACAGCGAGATGTCCAAGTTTGCGACAGAGAATAATCTTTTGAACAGTCAAATGTTATTAGACCTTATATTGTGGATTAAAGATAACGTGGCAAAATTTGCTTCTGGTGTAAATTCGAATAGACTTCAGGGTTGCGGAGATGAAGGAAGTCTTGCTAAGAATAAAACGAAGGAAATTTGTGTGATACAGCTTGATCATATGCGCTCAAAAAACAATTATCTAAAAACGTTACAAAAATGGGCAACTCGATTACAAGTCCAGggtgttgttttattttacaagcATCTCATTTTTATAATCTTGTACGGTAACAAGAATGATAttaaagaatatttaaaaaagatgCGAACTCAAAAAGTTGATATTGATTCAGCTGGTCATGCTTGTAAAGAACGGCTCATGACTATTTTATTAAGAGATTCTTATGAAGACGACCTTGTACCATTTGAGGGCTTCCATGTTCATGAACTGTCCGAAATAAACGAGGTGGAAAGCCTGTTTAGTGAAGGATTCACGTCCATGTTGTATGACATACTTAGACCATTGCTTACTCGTGCGTAA